The DNA sequence CTCGTAACTACGGGGGATCTCGGCTGGGGGGGGGCTCCGCGCTCCGCTTTCCACCTTCGGAAGAGGAAAAGGCCAGTGAACCGGCCCCGATTGGCGATCTACAGCCTGGGTTGCAAGCTCAACCAGGCCGAGGGCGAGGCGATGCTCCACAGCTGCGCCCTCGCCGGCTACGAGGTGGTCCCCTTCGAGGCGGAAGCCGACGTCTATGTCGTGAATACCTGCACGGTGACGCACGAGGCCGACCGGGAGGGGCGGCGCCTCGCCCGAAAGGCCCGCCGGCAGGGCCCGCGGGGGGCGAAAATCATCCTCGCAGGGTGCGCAGCGCAGGCCAATGCGGCGGAGATGCGGATTCCCGAGGCGGACCTCCTCCTGGGGAACGCCGAGAAGCTCCGTCTTTCCCTTGAGCTGGAAAAACCCATCCAGAATGAAGGCAGCCTGCCCGAGCTCCGCATTTCTCCTATCGAAGAGCACCTGAATATCGAGACGGTGACGCTGCCGCAGTTCGGGGGAAGGACGCGCGCCTACCTGAAGGTTCAAGATGGCTGCGATTTTTCCTGCACGTTTTGCGCCTCGACCATCGCCCGCGGCGTGAGCCGATCCCTCCCGCCAGAGGACTGCGCACATCAGGCCCGGCAGCTGGCCGAGGGAGGCCGCCTCGAGATCGTTTTGACCGGGGTGCACCTGGGCGCCTATGGCCGCGATCTCGCGCCGCGTTCGACGCTGAGCCGTTTGTTGAAGCGCCTCCTGGAGACAGCGGGGCTTCGCCGCCTCCGGCTTTCCTCGGTGGAGCCCGGCGAGATCACGCGCGAGCTCGTACGCATCTGCTCCGCGAACGCTTTCCACGAGAGGGCGGCCCGCTCACCCTATGTCTGCCGCCACTTCCACGTTCCCGTGCAAAGCGGCGATGACGGGGTACTCGAAGCGATGGGCCGCAACTATAGCGCGGCGTTCTGCGCAGGGCGTTTCGCGGAACTGGCGGAGCAGATCCCGGGCGTTTGCCTGGGGGGAGACTTTATTGCCGGATTCCCGGGGGAGAGCCCCGAGGCGTTTGCGAAAACGCTGGAGTGGGTGCGGGAGTCGCCCCTGGCCTATCTCCATGTGTTTCCCTATTCGCCCCGGCCGGGAACCGCGGCGGCGGAGATGGGCGATACCGTCCCGCCCGCCGAGATTCGCGAAAGGGTCAAAAAGCTGCAAGACCTCGGAAGGCGGAAATGGGCCGCATTCGTCGCGCGGCAGGAGGGGAGGGAGACGGAGGTGCTCTTCGAGGGCCGCCGGGTAGAGGGTGTGCTTTCGGGTCTGGCGGATAACTACGTTCGCGTTTTTCTGAAAGGACCGGAAGAATTCATCGGGCAGGCAATGCCGGTCCGCTTGTCCTCCATTCGGGGGAAGATGACGGGGGCGGTGGCCTCGCGCTCCGATGGATTTTGGGGGACTTTACTGGGATGAGCGATTCGCAGTCGCGGCCCGATCCCTTTGATGAGGGCGGGGCAGAGATCGAGGGAGATCAGGGGAATCGCCCGGCGATCACTCTCTTGACGGATTTCGGCCAGGACGAGCACTACGTCGCCGTCATGAAGGGGGTGATCCTGAGCGTCAACTCCCAGGTGCAGATCGTGGACCTGAGCCACAGAACTCGACCGTTCGATGTCGTGGGCGGTGCCATGATCCTGGGGAGTGCCTACCATTATTTTCCGAAGGGGACGATCCACGTGGCAGTTGTCGATCCGGGCGTGGGCAGCGACCGGCGGGGAATTTTGGTGGCCACGGAGAATTACTTTTTCGTGGGACCCGACAATGGAATTTTTTCCTATGTCTACGATGACCCCTCCTATCTGTGGACCCGCGATCTCGACACGGTCGAGTATTTCCTCACAAAGGTCAGTTCGACGTTCCACGGCAGGGACATCTTTGCCCCCGTTGCCGCTTATCTGTCCCTGGGGGAGGACCCGGAGAATTTCGGGCCGCTCGTCCAGAATCCGATCCGCCTCCACTGGACGCGGCCGCGGGTGGACTCGAAGGGGGTCATCCACGGTGAGGTGGCGTATGTGGACCAATTTGGTAATCTGATAACGAATATCGACACCACCGCCTTTTGGGAAGGGGCCGGCAACGCCGGTAACTACGAGGACAACCTCTTGCCGATTGTGGAGGTCGGCGGTGCGGTCATCGAGGGCTTAAGCGAGTTTTATCAATCGGCTGAAAATGATAACCTGGGAGCTCACTTTAACAGTTGGTCGCACCTTGAAGTGTTCGTTCCCCGCGGGAGCGCAACGGAAAAACTGAAAGTTGGCCGGGGGGAGAGCGTGCGCGTCCGATTTGAAATCAATATAAAAGACAGATGACAAAGACCCATGATCGGCGCGCACTTTCCGTGCGCCGGCCTTGTTTCCATGTCGCCAAAGGAGAGCCGGATGAGCAACGAACCCGTAAAGTTTACGGTGTACAGCGATTTCCTGTGACCCTGGTGTTTCAATTCGGCCGTGCGCCTGAAGAAGATTAAGGAAGAGTACGGGGACAAGGTGAACATCGAGTACCGCGTGTTTATGCTGCGGCCGGAGCCCGACCCCAACGCAGTGTTCAACGAGTACCGGAAGACCGGCTGGGCGAATGCGGGCTCCCAGCCCGAATCGGGCGATTTTCACAGCTGGGAGTCCGAGGAGAATTTTCCCAACTGGTCGCTTCCATCGGCCGAGGCGGGCCTTGCCGCCAGGGCCCAGGGACCCGAGGCGTGGGAGCGCTTTCACGAAAATATGTTTTCGGCGTTTTTCACCGAAAACCGGAATATTACCGACAAGGAAGTTTTGTGCGAGATGGCGGAAAGGTCGGGGCTTGACATGCTCCGCTTCCGCGACGATCTCGAAAGCGGCGTCCACCGCGAGCAGGCGTATCGCGAGTACATGGATGCGGTACAGAAGGGAGTTTCCGGCATCCCCTCAGTGCTCGTCAACGACGAAGCTCTTTTGGTCGGCGCCGTCGGGCGGGAGCAGTACAAATACGTGATCGACAGTATCCTGGAGACGGGGGATTTGCCGAAACCCCGCGCAGGCGGACTGCCGCAGGCGTAGCCGCGCGCCCAGAGAAGGACACTTCCCCTGGATCTGACAGAACTCACCGGATGCGTTACGGATGTGCCCGGTTTTCGGCTGGGCCATGCGGCGGATTTGCGCGCCCGGACGGGCGTGAGCGTGCTGGTCTGCCCGCCGGATACGGTCGGCGCCTGCGAGCTGCGGGGAACGGCGACGGCGACGCGGGGCATTGACTCGCTCCGCCCCGAGCACTTGGTCGGCCATGTTGATGCGCTGGTTTTCACGGGCGGGAGCGCCTTCGGCCTCGCATCGGTGGATGGGGTGATGGAGGTCCTCGAGGCAGCGGGCCGGGGGTTTCCGGCCGGCGGATTTATCGTTCCCACCGTGGCGGGCGCAGTGATTTTCGACTTGGGCGTTGGCGAGGGGAGCGTCCGGCCCGGACCCGGGATGGGGCGCCGGGCGGCGGAGTGCGCTTCCTCCGGGGAAGGGCCCCAGGGCAGTGTCGGTGCGGGGACAGGGGCGACAGTGGGCAAGCTGCTGGGCAGGGGGCGAGCGATGAAAGGCGGTCTCGGAACGGCGAGTGTGACGGTGCCCGGCGGAGGGATCGTGGGTGCTCTGGCCGTCGTCAACGCCTTCGGGGGGGTGCACAACCCCGATACGGGCGAGCTCCTGGCCGGCCCCCGGGGGGAGGCGGGTCAGGAGCTTGTTGACACGGCTTGGCATCTGCGCACGCGCGGTCGCCCGTTTCAGGGTTTTTCCGGTTCGGGCGAGAACACCACACTTGTGGCGGTGGCGACGGATGTGGGGCTTTCCAAGGTGCAATGCCACAAGCTTGCACAGTTCGGCGCAAATGGCCTGATCCGGACCGTCCGGCCTTCCTACACTTCCGTGGATGGCGATGTGGTTTTCGCCGTCTCGTGCGGATCGAAAGGGGCCGACCTGGATGTCGTCGGCGCGGCCGCGGAAACGGCCGTGGGAAGAGCCATCTGCCGCGCCGTTGTGGAGGCGGAGGGAGCCGAGGGCATCCCGGCGTGGCGCGATTTGCAATAACTTCTCATATCCCTGCGGAGGCGGGAGGAGCGGAAGGCTCGATCTCGCCTTGGAAATTAGAATTTGCCATACATTCTCTGAAATGAGATAATCTGCTTAAATTCAGACGCTTTTCGCCATATGTTTCTGTTTTGACTTTGATTATGCTGTAGAATTGCAGCCGCGGAGATGCCATTCGGAGATATAGTTTTAACTCTGAACCATTCTGCGTGCTGCTTCTGTTTGCCGCCCAGATTATCCGTTTTTCCTCATTCAGCAAGGAGTTGACCCATCGAAAGTGGTGAAGAGAGCAACATGAATCAGGAAGTGGCTTTTTCGGCCAGAGGCCTCCATAAATTCTATGGGGATGTCCATGTCCTCTCAGATATTCACCTGGAGGTGAAGCAGAGCGAAATCTTGACCATCCTGGGGCCCAGCGGCTGCGGAAAGACGACCTTGCTCCGCATCGCGAATGGATTGATCGCATGTGAGCAGGGAGAGGTGTTTTACCGCTCGGAGCGCGTCACGGGACCCCGGCCGGAAATGACCATGGTGTTTCAACATTTCGGTCTCTTCCCGTGGAAAAAGCTTCACCAGAATATCGCATACGGGCTCAAGCTCCAGGGAGTGCCGTCGAAAGAGCTTGAAGAAGCGGTTGCGCACTATACGAACCTGGTCGGCCTGAATGGTTTTGAGGATCATTATCCCTCCCAACTCTCCGGAGGGATGCAGCAGCGTGCCGGCCTGGCGCGCGCACTGGCCGCCAAGCCGCAGGTGCTTTTGCTCGACGAGCCCTTTGGCGCACTGGATGCCCTGACGCGGGAGCAGTTGCAGGAAGAGCTGCTCCGGATCAACGAGGTCGAGCCGAAGACCATGTTGTTTATCACGCACAGCATTGACGAGGCTCTCTTGCTGGGCGATCGGGTGGTGCTCATGACTCCGCGGCCGGGGAAGGTTCGCTTCGAGGTGGAAACGCAATTTGGCCGGGACCGGGACATCGAGGCCATCCGGGGCAGTGCGAGATTTCTGGCATTGCGGCATCACTTGTGGGAACTTCTTCGCAATCCCAGCGATGAGCCCGGCGAACTGCATGAAATTCCTGTCTACGCAGAGGAGAGAGCAAAGTGACGACAGAAGCCATGAGCGGCGGAAATGTCAGTGCTGGAAACGAAATTTCTTCTCTGGCCTGGGTCACCGCCCCCCAGTTCTATATGCGTTTTCTGTCGCTTGTCCTGGTGATCGGCGGCTGGGAGGCGCTGGGGCTGGCGGGACAGATATCGCCCTCGACCTTCAGCTACCCGAGCGCCATCGTCGTTGCTTTCTTCGAACTCCTTATCAGCGGCGAGATGATGGCCGCGGCCTATGGAAGCTCCCAGATTCTCTTTGTCGGGCTCGCGGTGGCCATCCCGGGCGGCATCATCATCGGCATGTTGATGGGGAGGTCGCAAACCTTTGAATATCTTGTGGATACCTATGTCTACGCGCTTTATGCCACCCCCGTCGTGGCGCTTGCGTTTCCCATCGCGATGGTCCTGGGCGTGGATTTTTTGGGTAAAACGACGATTGTCATATTTTTTGCTATCATGCCGGTCATCATCAATGTCTTTCATGGGGTCCGGAACATCGACCAATCCTTGCTGGAGGTGACCCGGTCGTTCTGCTCCACCGAAAGCCAGAGATGGCGGGATTTGATCTTCCCCTCGGTGGTGCCCTACCTGGTGGCCGGATTGGGCCTCGCGTTCGGGCGTGCCCTGGTGGGGATGGTAGTCGCCGAGTTTTTGATGAGCATTTCGGGTCTCGGTGCCTTGAGCCAGGACTATGTCGGCGACCTGGATCTTGCCAAGGGGTTGGCGCCGGTTGTTCTGTTGATGATTGCGGGGATTGTGTTGACGAAGCTGGTGGCGGTTTTCGACAAGAAATTCGCTTCCTGGCGGGTACGCAGTGAATCGGACTGAGTTTTAATTGTGCGGAAAATCGCATCGGCTCTATTGAGGAGATGAAAACGATGAAAATTCTAGCGAAATGGTTTTCCCTGTTGGTTCTTGTGGCCGCGATTGCGCTGACGGGGAAGAGCCCTGCGCTTGCGGCCGATAAGCTGGTTCTGGGAATGCCCGTTCGGCCGCCGGTGATGGTGCACATGCCGGTTTTCTACGCGATCGACAACGGCATTTTCGAGCTCAACGGCCTGAAAGTGGAGGTCAAATTTTTCCGCGGCGGCGTGGCCACCCATCGGGCGGCGGCCAGCGGGAAGAGTGGCTTGGACGCGTCCTGGGTGCCCTTTGGCATCGGGCTGGTCGGCATCGCAAAGGGCAGCGGGCTGAAGTACTTCCACTCGATGTCCTTTCTGCAGGAAGCCATCGTGACGGGCGCGCCGGGCATTGACACGCCCGCGAAGCTGAAGGGCAAGACCATCGGCATCGAGGGACGCGGCGGCTACAGTCACACGAACGCAGTCGCGCTGCTCCGCTCCGCCGGCCTGACGGACAGCGACGTGAAATGGATCAAGACCCCGCCGCCGGCGCGCGTTCCGTTCCTCCTCAAGGGCAAGGCCGACGCCGTGGTCATCCACGTCGAGCAGGTTCTTCTCTCCCAAAAGGAAAAAGCGGTCACCGTTCTGGGCGAGCAGTGGAAGGTGATGCCGAAAAACGTATATGGCGCCTTTATCGCGCCCGCCTCGAAATTGGCTTCGAACCGCGACGCATACGTGCGCTTCGCGCAGTCGATGATCCAGGCCACCCGCTCGATGTACAAAGACAAGCCGGGCTTCATGAAATCGGCCATGAAATGGGTCCGCCCGGTGTACAAGAAAAACCCCGATGTTGTCTCCAGGACCTACGACATCTTTGTGAAAGAGCGGATGTGGTCGGTCAACAGCGGCCTTCCGAAAGAGAACGTTGCCTGGACTACGAGCTTCATGCAGAAGCTTGGCAAGATCAAGGGCAAGGTGCCCGGCTATACGGATCTGATTGATGTCGGCATCGCCAACGATTCGCTGGCCCGGTTGGGCAAGATTTCTCCTTCGGAAGATTAGAGGCGGATTCTCATCGGCCGCCGTCCCGCAAGGGGCGGCGGCTTGTTTTTTTGTGCGTGTTTTTTTCGGGGGCATGAGGCGGCAGCATAAGGATTTGCCTCTGCTCCAGCATTGGCGTTTTCAGCTTCCCCACTCGACATTTGAGCGGAAAATGTCCGTATTCGTTCGAGGCGAGCCGCCCCGCGCTTGGGCGGATCAAATCAAGGATTTTGTACGCAACCGCTATGCGCACCTCGTGGAAGGGGATGCCTTTCCCCCAGGCGGGGCGGAGCGTGCGCTGAAGGCCGGATACCCCGAAGAGTGGGTGAGGGGTCTTCCGGAGAATTTTTCGGGCTCCTACTGCGGCTGCGGGTTCGCGCTCGAGGGCGTCTCCTTCGCGGGCGCGGGCGATGTGCTCGATCTGGGCTGCGGCGCGGGCCTGGACGCGCGCCTGATGGCGGGGCGGCTCGGGCCGGGCGGGCGGGTCTTCGCGCTGGATATGACGCTCCCCATGCTCCGGCGGACGCGAGAGATGGCGCCCGATTGCGGGGCGGGAAGCGTCCTGCCCGTTGGAGGAGACATGGAGCGCCTTCCTTTTTCCGGGGCGCGCTTCGACCTGGTATTCGCCAACGCCTCCCTCAATCTCACCATTGATAAAGAGTGCGCCCTGCGGGAAATCCACCGGGTGC is a window from the bacterium genome containing:
- a CDS encoding ABC transporter permease subunit; this encodes MTTEAMSGGNVSAGNEISSLAWVTAPQFYMRFLSLVLVIGGWEALGLAGQISPSTFSYPSAIVVAFFELLISGEMMAAAYGSSQILFVGLAVAIPGGIIIGMLMGRSQTFEYLVDTYVYALYATPVVALAFPIAMVLGVDFLGKTTIVIFFAIMPVIINVFHGVRNIDQSLLEVTRSFCSTESQRWRDLIFPSVVPYLVAGLGLAFGRALVGMVVAEFLMSISGLGALSQDYVGDLDLAKGLAPVVLLMIAGIVLTKLVAVFDKKFASWRVRSESD
- a CDS encoding ABC transporter substrate-binding protein; this encodes MKILAKWFSLLVLVAAIALTGKSPALAADKLVLGMPVRPPVMVHMPVFYAIDNGIFELNGLKVEVKFFRGGVATHRAAASGKSGLDASWVPFGIGLVGIAKGSGLKYFHSMSFLQEAIVTGAPGIDTPAKLKGKTIGIEGRGGYSHTNAVALLRSAGLTDSDVKWIKTPPPARVPFLLKGKADAVVIHVEQVLLSQKEKAVTVLGEQWKVMPKNVYGAFIAPASKLASNRDAYVRFAQSMIQATRSMYKDKPGFMKSAMKWVRPVYKKNPDVVSRTYDIFVKERMWSVNSGLPKENVAWTTSFMQKLGKIKGKVPGYTDLIDVGIANDSLARLGKISPSED
- a CDS encoding P1 family peptidase, which translates into the protein MPGFRLGHAADLRARTGVSVLVCPPDTVGACELRGTATATRGIDSLRPEHLVGHVDALVFTGGSAFGLASVDGVMEVLEAAGRGFPAGGFIVPTVAGAVIFDLGVGEGSVRPGPGMGRRAAECASSGEGPQGSVGAGTGATVGKLLGRGRAMKGGLGTASVTVPGGGIVGALAVVNAFGGVHNPDTGELLAGPRGEAGQELVDTAWHLRTRGRPFQGFSGSGENTTLVAVATDVGLSKVQCHKLAQFGANGLIRTVRPSYTSVDGDVVFAVSCGSKGADLDVVGAAAETAVGRAICRAVVEAEGAEGIPAWRDLQ
- a CDS encoding methyltransferase domain-containing protein, producing MSVFVRGEPPRAWADQIKDFVRNRYAHLVEGDAFPPGGAERALKAGYPEEWVRGLPENFSGSYCGCGFALEGVSFAGAGDVLDLGCGAGLDARLMAGRLGPGGRVFALDMTLPMLRRTREMAPDCGAGSVLPVGGDMERLPFSGARFDLVFANASLNLTIDKECALREIHRVLRPGGKLIARELIREGELPPEIGLDPTAWNASLGGVLEESEWLRLAGRAGFAEVAITGHSPFAPVVAVRLEAKKPE
- a CDS encoding ABC transporter ATP-binding protein — encoded protein: MNQEVAFSARGLHKFYGDVHVLSDIHLEVKQSEILTILGPSGCGKTTLLRIANGLIACEQGEVFYRSERVTGPRPEMTMVFQHFGLFPWKKLHQNIAYGLKLQGVPSKELEEAVAHYTNLVGLNGFEDHYPSQLSGGMQQRAGLARALAAKPQVLLLDEPFGALDALTREQLQEELLRINEVEPKTMLFITHSIDEALLLGDRVVLMTPRPGKVRFEVETQFGRDRDIEAIRGSARFLALRHHLWELLRNPSDEPGELHEIPVYAEERAK
- a CDS encoding SAM-dependent chlorinase/fluorinase; its protein translation is MSDSQSRPDPFDEGGAEIEGDQGNRPAITLLTDFGQDEHYVAVMKGVILSVNSQVQIVDLSHRTRPFDVVGGAMILGSAYHYFPKGTIHVAVVDPGVGSDRRGILVATENYFFVGPDNGIFSYVYDDPSYLWTRDLDTVEYFLTKVSSTFHGRDIFAPVAAYLSLGEDPENFGPLVQNPIRLHWTRPRVDSKGVIHGEVAYVDQFGNLITNIDTTAFWEGAGNAGNYEDNLLPIVEVGGAVIEGLSEFYQSAENDNLGAHFNSWSHLEVFVPRGSATEKLKVGRGESVRVRFEINIKDR
- the mtaB gene encoding tRNA (N(6)-L-threonylcarbamoyladenosine(37)-C(2))-methylthiotransferase MtaB, whose protein sequence is MNRPRLAIYSLGCKLNQAEGEAMLHSCALAGYEVVPFEAEADVYVVNTCTVTHEADREGRRLARKARRQGPRGAKIILAGCAAQANAAEMRIPEADLLLGNAEKLRLSLELEKPIQNEGSLPELRISPIEEHLNIETVTLPQFGGRTRAYLKVQDGCDFSCTFCASTIARGVSRSLPPEDCAHQARQLAEGGRLEIVLTGVHLGAYGRDLAPRSTLSRLLKRLLETAGLRRLRLSSVEPGEITRELVRICSANAFHERAARSPYVCRHFHVPVQSGDDGVLEAMGRNYSAAFCAGRFAELAEQIPGVCLGGDFIAGFPGESPEAFAKTLEWVRESPLAYLHVFPYSPRPGTAAAEMGDTVPPAEIRERVKKLQDLGRRKWAAFVARQEGRETEVLFEGRRVEGVLSGLADNYVRVFLKGPEEFIGQAMPVRLSSIRGKMTGAVASRSDGFWGTLLG